The Chitinivorax tropicus genome includes a region encoding these proteins:
- the malF gene encoding maltose ABC transporter permease MalF, translating to MGRSLGSWIGKAALLLLLLAALYGVAMVYTAGQPVLAMGVLAVVGLAVYVYTSPRAYAYRYLFPGLAGIAIFVLLPLVYTIAIGFTNYSSKNLLTYDRATQYLLDETYRAEGDSYAFSLHADGQAYRIRLEDSQTGAVFVSSALALKKVETLKLEMHPFDQANIVLGEAVQLRELIKLQGALKAIAVVIPGGKQASMSGLREFAPVHKLYVKNPDGALVNQETSEVLRPNFTTGFYENAKGEQVQPGFKVNVGFSNFARIFTDPNFQEPFARIFGWTVVFSALTVVFTLSVGIILAVLLNWEALRFRGLYRTMLFLPYAVPGFISILVFKGLFNQSFGEINMILDALFGIKPAWFSDPFLAKVMILIVNTWLGYPYMMVLCMGLIKAIPSDLYEASAIAGAGPLTNFFKITVPLIVKPITPLLISAFAFNFNNFVLISLLTSGRPDFLDTKVPAGTTDLLVSYTYRIAFEDSGQNFGLAAAISTVIFILVAALSLANLRLTKVNQTEAR from the coding sequence ATGGGTAGATCTTTGGGATCGTGGATCGGTAAGGCGGCATTGCTGCTGTTGTTATTGGCAGCCCTGTATGGCGTGGCGATGGTCTACACCGCCGGTCAGCCGGTTCTTGCAATGGGCGTACTGGCTGTGGTCGGCTTGGCGGTCTATGTCTATACATCGCCACGTGCATACGCCTACCGCTATCTGTTTCCTGGCTTGGCCGGAATCGCCATCTTTGTGCTGTTGCCTTTGGTATATACGATTGCAATCGGTTTTACCAATTACAGCTCAAAGAATCTGTTGACCTATGATCGGGCAACCCAGTATCTGCTTGATGAAACTTATCGGGCTGAAGGCGATAGCTATGCTTTTTCCTTGCATGCTGATGGTCAGGCTTATCGTATCCGTCTGGAAGACAGCCAAACAGGAGCCGTTTTCGTCAGCAGCGCATTGGCGTTGAAAAAAGTCGAAACGCTGAAACTGGAGATGCACCCATTTGATCAGGCCAATATCGTGTTGGGTGAGGCAGTTCAATTACGCGAGCTGATCAAGCTGCAAGGTGCATTGAAAGCGATTGCTGTAGTGATACCGGGTGGCAAGCAGGCATCCATGTCCGGCCTACGTGAATTCGCGCCAGTACACAAGCTGTATGTCAAGAATCCTGATGGTGCGCTGGTCAATCAGGAAACCAGCGAAGTATTGCGCCCCAATTTCACAACGGGCTTTTACGAAAATGCCAAGGGTGAGCAGGTGCAGCCGGGCTTCAAAGTGAATGTCGGTTTTTCCAACTTTGCCCGCATCTTCACAGACCCCAATTTCCAGGAGCCATTTGCCCGTATTTTCGGGTGGACAGTCGTGTTCTCGGCATTGACCGTGGTATTCACGCTGAGCGTCGGTATCATATTGGCGGTGTTGCTGAACTGGGAGGCGCTACGCTTCCGGGGGTTGTACCGCACCATGTTGTTCCTGCCCTATGCGGTACCTGGCTTCATCTCGATTCTGGTATTCAAGGGCTTGTTCAATCAGAGTTTCGGTGAGATCAACATGATCCTCGATGCCTTGTTTGGCATCAAACCTGCTTGGTTCTCCGATCCTTTCCTGGCCAAGGTGATGATTCTGATCGTCAATACCTGGTTGGGTTACCCCTACATGATGGTGTTGTGCATGGGGCTGATCAAGGCGATTCCGTCAGACTTGTATGAGGCCTCGGCCATTGCCGGAGCGGGCCCGCTGACCAATTTCTTCAAGATCACGGTGCCGTTGATCGTCAAGCCGATCACGCCATTGTTGATTTCAGCCTTTGCGTTCAATTTCAACAACTTCGTCCTGATCAGCTTATTGACATCGGGCCGTCCGGACTTTCTGGATACCAAGGTGCCCGCTGGGACGACCGATTTGCTGGTGTCCTACACCTATCGCATCGCATTCGAGGATTCTGGTCAGAATTTCGGGCTGGCGGCAGCCATCTCCACAGTGATTTTCATTCTAGTGGCGGCATTGTCATTGGCGAATCTACGGCTGACCAAGGTCAACCAGACCGAGGCACGCTGA
- the malE gene encoding maltose/maltodextrin ABC transporter substrate-binding protein MalE, producing the protein MSSAGDKMKFAAAAAAVAFAFAGNAQAADQGKLLVWINGDKCYNGLQKVGEEFAKKTGVQVTVEHPEDAPSKFQQAAAAGKGPDIWIWPHDRIGEWIQSGLIADIKPSKKVQGDIEPLAWKAFTVGGKTYGYPLSIEAVALIYNKDLVKTPPKSFDDVLKLDKELQKQGKHALLWDYTNTYFSWPLLAAGGGYAFKAKADGSYDANDTGVNNAGAVKGVETIMKLIKAGAMPKGASYADMEAGVNQGKIAMMINGPWAWDNLEKSKINFGVTQIPTVDGKAAAPFVGVLGAMINRASPNKDLAVEFIENHMLSVAGLKTCNADVPLGTPANKALFSELKSNPNIQATMASAQAGAPMPNNPEMGRFWSSMNSKLQNITQGRQGAKEGLDAAAKQIVGK; encoded by the coding sequence ATGTCCTCAGCAGGTGACAAGATGAAATTTGCCGCAGCGGCTGCCGCTGTGGCATTTGCTTTTGCCGGAAATGCTCAAGCGGCTGATCAAGGCAAGCTGTTGGTGTGGATCAACGGTGACAAGTGCTACAACGGCTTGCAAAAAGTCGGTGAAGAATTCGCCAAGAAGACCGGTGTTCAAGTGACGGTCGAGCATCCCGAAGACGCGCCCAGCAAGTTCCAGCAAGCTGCCGCCGCCGGGAAGGGGCCAGATATCTGGATCTGGCCGCATGACCGCATCGGTGAATGGATTCAATCCGGCTTGATTGCAGACATCAAGCCTTCCAAGAAGGTTCAGGGCGATATCGAGCCACTGGCTTGGAAGGCGTTCACGGTGGGTGGCAAGACCTATGGCTATCCGTTGTCCATTGAAGCCGTGGCACTGATTTACAACAAAGATTTGGTCAAGACGCCGCCGAAGTCATTTGACGATGTGCTGAAGCTGGATAAGGAACTGCAGAAGCAAGGCAAGCATGCCCTGCTGTGGGACTACACCAACACCTATTTCTCCTGGCCACTGCTGGCCGCAGGTGGCGGTTATGCCTTCAAGGCCAAAGCTGATGGCTCCTATGATGCCAACGATACAGGTGTCAACAACGCTGGTGCTGTCAAAGGCGTCGAGACCATCATGAAGCTGATCAAAGCCGGTGCGATGCCTAAGGGCGCAAGCTATGCAGATATGGAAGCAGGCGTGAACCAAGGCAAGATCGCCATGATGATCAATGGCCCCTGGGCGTGGGACAACCTGGAGAAATCCAAGATCAACTTTGGCGTCACGCAGATCCCGACTGTCGATGGTAAAGCAGCCGCACCTTTCGTCGGTGTCCTGGGTGCCATGATCAACCGTGCTTCGCCGAATAAAGACTTGGCGGTGGAATTCATCGAGAACCACATGTTGAGTGTGGCTGGGTTGAAAACCTGTAACGCTGACGTTCCATTGGGCACGCCGGCCAACAAGGCGCTGTTCAGCGAGCTGAAGTCCAACCCCAACATTCAAGCCACCATGGCCTCGGCACAGGCAGGCGCACCCATGCCCAATAATCCGGAGATGGGGCGCTTCTGGTCGTCCATGAATTCGAAGCTGCAAAACATCACGCAGGGTCGTCAGGGCGCGAAAGAAGGCTTGGACGCTGCGGCGAAGCAGATCGTTGGCAAATAA
- a CDS encoding ABC transporter ATP-binding protein, whose product MAEVILKGIRKAYGDIETLHGIDLNIKDGEFVVFVGPSGCGKSTLLRTIAGLEDITAGELYIGGQLCNDIPPAKRGIAMVFQSYALYPHMTVAENMAFGLKLAGASKQEMNAAVERAAKILQIEHLLARKPKALSGGQRQRVAIGRAIVRKPNVFLFDEPLSNLDAALRVQMRIEIAKLHRELATTMIYVTHDQVEAMTLADRIVVLSAGKVEQVGHPIELYNHPCNLFVAGFIGSPKMNFAPAELISADSKVARVKLHSGDVIRVAVDASHLSVGSKVTLGIRPEHVVADGPLGDNILHGTLQVAEHLGDVTYLYIDVAGADDHLIARAAADNRAIRGEQVTLGLPEQHCYLFDENGLACRRTIDPVATKQEKVA is encoded by the coding sequence ATGGCTGAAGTAATTCTGAAGGGTATTCGCAAGGCCTATGGCGACATTGAAACCTTGCATGGCATTGATCTCAATATCAAAGATGGCGAGTTCGTTGTTTTCGTCGGGCCATCTGGCTGCGGTAAATCGACGCTATTGCGCACCATCGCAGGCCTGGAAGACATCACTGCGGGCGAGCTCTATATTGGTGGTCAGTTGTGTAATGACATACCACCCGCTAAACGCGGTATTGCCATGGTGTTCCAGAGTTACGCGCTCTACCCGCATATGACTGTGGCCGAGAACATGGCATTTGGCCTGAAGCTGGCGGGTGCGAGCAAACAGGAGATGAATGCGGCGGTTGAGCGGGCGGCCAAAATTCTGCAGATCGAGCATCTGCTTGCTCGTAAACCTAAGGCACTGTCTGGCGGGCAGCGCCAGCGGGTTGCCATTGGCCGGGCCATTGTCCGTAAACCCAATGTGTTTCTGTTCGATGAGCCGCTCTCCAACCTGGATGCCGCATTACGGGTACAGATGCGGATCGAGATTGCCAAACTGCACCGCGAGCTGGCCACCACCATGATCTATGTCACACACGATCAGGTGGAGGCGATGACGCTGGCGGATCGTATCGTGGTATTGAGTGCTGGCAAGGTGGAGCAGGTTGGACACCCGATCGAGCTATACAACCACCCATGCAATCTGTTTGTGGCTGGCTTCATCGGCTCGCCCAAAATGAACTTTGCGCCAGCCGAATTGATATCGGCAGATAGCAAGGTCGCCCGTGTCAAATTGCACAGTGGTGATGTGATTCGTGTGGCGGTCGATGCATCACATCTCAGCGTCGGTAGCAAGGTGACCTTGGGCATTCGCCCCGAACATGTCGTAGCGGATGGCCCATTGGGGGACAACATATTGCACGGCACGCTGCAGGTTGCTGAGCATCTGGGTGACGTGACCTACCTCTATATCGATGTGGCCGGTGCGGACGACCATTTGATCGCGCGCGCTGCAGCAGACAACCGGGCCATACGTGGTGAGCAGGTTACATTGGGGCTGCCGGAGCAGCATTGTTATCTGTTCGATGAAAATGGACTGGCTTGCCGCCGCACGATTGATCCAGTTGCAACCAAACAAGAAAAAGTCGCTTGA
- a CDS encoding alpha-glucosidase, which yields MMQASKNWWRGGVIYQIYPRSFADSNHDGIGDLPGIVEKLPYIASLGVDAIWISPFFKSPMKDFGYDVSDYCDVDPLFGTLADFDVLIAKAHELGLKVVIDQVLSHTADQHPWFKECRQSRDNPKADWYVWAEANADGTPPTNWLSVFGGSAWQWDARRKQYYLHNFLQSQPDLNFHHPEVQDAILGTIRFWLERGVDGFRFDACNFHFHDRQLRNNPPASHRDSTTVSADNPYGFQRHLYDKTQPENLAFLKRVRGLLDEFGAASVGEVGDDDSLAVMAAYTNGGDKLHMAYSFNLLTQDGSPAYIRQQVEALEAQIGDGWGCWSIGNHDVQRVLTRWGKGETNPQLAKMWLAMETSLRGSVCLYQGEELALTEADIPFEQLQDPYGIAFWPEFKGRDGCRTPMPWQHDADHGGFSSATPWLPVPSVHRERAVDVQEADPASVLHFFRAFLAWRKTQPLLLDSQIRFVDTQAEVLAFERFEGEQSMFACFNFSGQTQQVALPVDHQVTLIVGHGFDSTLNGSTIELPAYSAFYGHLTRA from the coding sequence ATGATGCAGGCAAGTAAAAATTGGTGGCGTGGTGGCGTGATCTATCAGATCTATCCACGCAGCTTTGCAGATAGCAATCATGATGGCATCGGTGATTTGCCGGGTATCGTCGAAAAGCTGCCCTATATTGCCAGCTTGGGTGTCGATGCCATCTGGATCTCCCCGTTCTTCAAATCACCGATGAAGGATTTCGGCTACGATGTATCGGACTATTGTGATGTTGATCCACTGTTCGGCACGTTGGCTGATTTCGATGTGTTGATTGCCAAGGCGCATGAGCTGGGGTTGAAGGTGGTCATTGACCAGGTTCTGTCGCACACGGCAGATCAGCACCCCTGGTTCAAAGAATGTCGGCAAAGCAGAGATAATCCCAAGGCCGATTGGTATGTATGGGCGGAAGCCAATGCTGATGGTACGCCACCGACAAATTGGCTGTCGGTCTTTGGTGGCTCCGCTTGGCAATGGGATGCCCGCCGCAAGCAGTATTACCTGCATAACTTCCTGCAAAGCCAGCCAGACCTTAATTTCCACCATCCCGAGGTGCAGGATGCCATTCTCGGCACCATTCGTTTTTGGCTAGAGCGGGGTGTTGATGGTTTCCGGTTCGATGCCTGCAATTTCCACTTCCACGACCGACAGCTTCGTAACAATCCGCCAGCCAGCCATCGGGATAGTACAACTGTCTCGGCTGACAATCCCTATGGATTCCAGCGCCATCTGTACGACAAGACCCAGCCGGAGAACCTGGCCTTTCTGAAGCGCGTGCGCGGTTTACTGGATGAATTCGGCGCAGCTAGCGTGGGAGAGGTGGGTGACGATGATTCCTTGGCGGTCATGGCGGCCTATACCAATGGTGGTGACAAGCTGCATATGGCGTATAGCTTCAATCTGCTGACACAGGATGGCTCGCCCGCATACATCCGCCAACAGGTGGAGGCGCTAGAAGCTCAGATTGGTGATGGTTGGGGTTGCTGGTCAATCGGTAATCATGATGTGCAGCGGGTCCTGACGCGCTGGGGAAAAGGCGAGACCAACCCCCAGTTGGCCAAGATGTGGCTGGCCATGGAGACCAGCTTACGAGGTAGTGTCTGCCTGTATCAAGGTGAAGAGCTGGCTTTGACCGAGGCTGATATTCCTTTCGAACAACTGCAAGACCCCTATGGCATTGCCTTCTGGCCTGAATTCAAAGGCCGTGACGGCTGTCGCACGCCAATGCCGTGGCAGCATGACGCAGATCATGGCGGATTCTCATCCGCTACGCCATGGTTACCGGTGCCCTCTGTACATCGTGAACGCGCAGTGGATGTGCAGGAGGCCGACCCCGCGTCGGTATTGCACTTCTTCAGGGCGTTTCTGGCTTGGCGGAAAACGCAGCCATTGCTTCTCGACAGCCAGATCCGATTCGTCGATACACAAGCTGAAGTGCTGGCCTTCGAGCGATTCGAGGGGGAGCAGTCAATGTTCGCGTGCTTCAATTTCAGTGGGCAGACCCAGCAGGTGGCGTTGCCCGTCGATCACCAGGTGACGCTGATTGTTGGGCATGGCTTTGATAGTACCTTGAACGGTTCAACAATCGAATTGCCGGCATATTCGGCATTCTATGGACACCTTACCCGCGCCTGA
- a CDS encoding maltoporin, translating to MNPKFKTALSVAAVSAALAAQSFAAGIDFHGYLRSGAGSSSKGGKQVCYQLDGAASKYRLGNECETYGELAFDADLYKAAQGSAYFKLHTMLAFSVPADGDWEQADPAWRQTWTEVGGFGEGALSTAKIWAGKRYYKRNDIHLNDFFYWNNSGPGGGIEDIDLGFGKLSYAYIRRADSKNSKVTQTTHDMRLEAIKLGGAGSLDLGLNFGSKNNVDNNGTGNKNGTSFTVQHNLSLGDNWNKFIVQYADKNIELDGSSYPGTNDKNKWRVLDRFFFNAGNLDGEGVVGYTKVKDGDKWFTAGVRPVYHFNELFSLATELGYDKVKPAAGDSRNLWKVTIAPQISAGKSYWSRPTIRAFVTYAKWNKEGVAGGDVFKDKTNGTSYGIQTEAWW from the coding sequence ATGAATCCAAAATTTAAAACCGCACTATCAGTTGCAGCGGTATCTGCTGCGCTTGCGGCACAATCATTTGCTGCTGGCATCGATTTTCATGGCTATTTGCGCTCTGGCGCGGGCAGCAGCTCAAAAGGCGGTAAGCAGGTCTGTTACCAGTTGGATGGTGCAGCATCCAAGTACCGTTTGGGCAACGAATGCGAAACCTACGGCGAGCTGGCTTTTGATGCAGATCTGTACAAGGCCGCACAAGGTAGCGCTTACTTCAAACTGCATACCATGCTCGCTTTCTCCGTGCCTGCCGATGGTGACTGGGAGCAGGCAGACCCAGCTTGGCGTCAGACTTGGACGGAAGTCGGTGGGTTTGGTGAAGGGGCGCTGTCAACGGCCAAGATCTGGGCGGGTAAGCGTTACTACAAGCGTAATGATATCCACCTGAATGACTTCTTCTACTGGAATAACTCCGGCCCTGGCGGTGGTATCGAAGATATCGACCTGGGATTCGGCAAGTTGTCATATGCCTATATCCGTCGTGCTGATAGCAAGAACAGTAAAGTCACCCAGACCACGCATGACATGCGCCTGGAAGCGATCAAGCTGGGTGGCGCAGGCTCACTGGATCTGGGCTTGAACTTCGGTTCCAAGAACAACGTTGACAACAATGGTACCGGTAACAAGAACGGCACATCGTTCACTGTCCAGCACAACCTGTCACTGGGCGACAACTGGAACAAGTTCATTGTTCAGTATGCGGACAAGAACATTGAGCTGGATGGCTCTTCCTACCCAGGCACCAACGACAAGAACAAGTGGCGTGTGTTGGATCGCTTCTTCTTCAACGCGGGCAATCTCGATGGTGAAGGTGTAGTGGGTTACACCAAGGTGAAAGATGGTGACAAATGGTTCACCGCTGGCGTGCGCCCGGTCTATCACTTCAACGAATTGTTCAGCCTGGCGACCGAGCTTGGCTATGACAAGGTGAAGCCTGCAGCCGGCGACAGCCGTAATCTGTGGAAAGTGACCATCGCACCTCAGATTTCGGCAGGCAAGAGCTATTGGTCTCGTCCGACCATCCGTGCATTTGTCACTTACGCCAAGTGGAACAAAGAGGGCGTGGCCGGTGGAGATGTCTTCAAGGATAAGACCAATGGCACTTCCTATGGTATCCAGACTGAAGCTTGGTGGTAA